The segment ACGCATCGACGGCTCCGTTTTGCTGGCCGGTTGCGACAAGTCCCTTCCGGGCATGCTCATGGCTGCCGCCCGCCTGGACCTGGCCAGTGTCTTCCTGTACGCCGGTTCCATCATGCCCGGATGGGTCAAGCTCGAGGACGGCTCAGAGAAGGAAGTCACCCTCATTGACGCCTTCGAAGCCGTGGGTGCGTGCGCCGCCGGCAAGATGAGCAGGGGCGACCTGGACCGCATCGAACGCGCCATTTGCCCGGGCGAGGGTGCCTGCGGCGGCATGTACACGGCCAACACCATGGCGTGCATCGGCGAAGCGCTCGGCATGTCCCTGCCGGGCTCTGCAGCCCCGCCCTCGGCAGACCGCCGTCGTGATGATTTTGCCCGCAGGTCCGGCGAGGCAGTGGTCAACCTGCTCCGCCTCGGCATCACCGCCAGGGACATCATGACCAAGAAGGCGTTCGAGAACGCCATCGCCGTCACGATGGCCTTCGGCGGGTCCACCAACGCGGTCCTGCACCTGCTCGCGATCGCCCGCGAAGCCGAGGTCGAACTGACCCTGGATGACTTCAACCGCATCGGCGACAAGATCCCGCACCTGGGCGACCTCAAGCCCTTCGGCCGCTATGTGATGACCGATGTCGACAGGATCGGCGGCGTGCCGGTCATCATGAAGGCACTGCTCGACGCCGGGCTGCTGCACGGGGACTGCCTGACCGTCACGGGCAAGACCCTTGCGGAGAACCTGGCTTCCATCAACCCGCCGGACCTGGACGGCAAGATTCTGCGCGCCCTGGACAACCCGATCCACAAGACCGGCGGCATCACCATCCTGCACGGCTCCATGGCCCCGGAAGGCGCCGTCGTCAAGAGCGCAGGCTTCGACGCCGACGTCTTCGAAGGCACCGCCCGCGTGTTCGAACGCGAACAAGGTGCCCTCGACGCCCTGGACAAGGGCCAGATCATGGCCGGGGACGTCGTCGTGATCCGCTACGAAGGACCCAAGGGCGGCCCGGGCATGCGTGAGATGCTCGCCATCACCGGCGCCATCAAGGGCGCGGGCCTGGGCAAGGACGTGCTCCTGCTCACCGATGGCCGCTTCTCCGGCGGCACCACCGGCCTGTGCATCGGCCACGTTGCGCCGGAAGCTGCCGACGGCGGACCCATCGCCTTCGTCAAGGACGGCGACAAAATCCGCGTGGACATCGCCGCCCGCTCCTTCGACCTCCTGGTCGACGACGCCGAACTCGAGTCCCGCAAGACCGGCTGGGAACCCCTCCCGGCCAAGTTCACCAAGGGAGTCCTCGCCAAATACGCCAAACTCGTCCACAGCGCCTCCACGGGCGCCTACTGCGGGTAACAATCCTGATAGCGCCCGTTGCCCAACTAACTCGCACTTGTTGTCGTTTTGAGCCCTCAGAACGACAACAGCTGCGAGTTAGTTGGGCGGAGGGTCCGGCAGGCGGACATTAATGTCCAAATAGTGAGATAGGGTGTTACTCAATTGACACGAATCTCACTCAGAGGGAACACTGAACGCATGATCACATTCGTTACTGTCGGCGTCGTCGTACTTACCAAGCGCGTGGCCTTGTAGCCCGACTGGTAACGAACCGTCACGCGCAACCCCTCGAAGAGCCGCAAGGCTGAGGGGTTTTTTTATTTCCCGCTGGGGAGAGCGCACTAAGCACCAACCCGCATGAACGCAGTACCAAGCAGTACCTTTCACTAATTGAAGATCCCCAAAGGAAGAGTCCGATGAGCAAAGGATCGCCGATCAGCCCCTCGCTGATGGCTGCAAAGTCCGCTGGAGCCCCCAAAGCTCCGGAAAAGGTCGACCGTCCGGCTGACGCCGTCGTCGACAATGCTGCAACTCCCTCTCCTGTACTCGGGCCGAACAACGTTGTACCCCCAACGGTGATGACCGGCTCGGAAGCTATTGTCCGCTCGCTCGAAGAACTCGGCGTGGACGATATTTTTGGTTTGCCCGGTGGCGCGATCCTCCCCACCTATGACCCCTTGATGGCCTCCAAGATGAATCACATCCTGGTCCGTCACGAACAGGGAGCCGGCCACGCAGCCCAAGGCTATGCCATGGTTACCGGACGGGTTGGCGTCTGTATCGCCACCTCGGGACCCGGTGCCACCAACCTCGTTACCGCCATCATGGATGCCCACATGGACTCCGTGCCCATCGTTGCCATTACGGGTCAGGTCTCGGCCTCCGTCATTGGTACGGATGCCTTCCAGGAAGCAGACATCGTCGGCATCACCATGCCGATCACCAAGCACTCCTTCCTGGTGACTGATCCCAACGATATTCCGCATGTCATGGCCGAGGCTTTCCACCTTGCAAGCACCGGACGTCCCGGTCCCGTATTGGTGGACATCGCCAAGAACGCCCAGCAGGGCACCATGACGTTCTCATGGCCCCCCAAGATCGATCTGCCGGGCTACCGTCCGGTGCTCCGTGGCCACAACAAGCAGGTGCGCGAGGCCGCCCGGCTGATCGCTGCGGCCAGCAAGCCTGTGCTCTACGTAGGCGGTGGTGTGGTCAAGGCGCATGCTTCGGCCGAGCTCCGCGAACTCGCAGAGCTCACGGGCGCCCCCGTGGTCACTACCCTCATGGCCCGCGGTGCGTTCCCGGATTCCCATCCCCAGCACGTCGGTATGCCGGGCATGCACGGCACGGTCTCTGCGGTCACCGCACTTCAGCAGTCCGATCTGCTGATCACCCTCGGTGCGCGCTTCGATGACCGGGTGACGGGTGTCCTCAGTACCTTCGCTCCGCACGCCAAGATCATCCACGCCGACATCGACCCTGCGGAGATCTCCAAGAACCGCCTGGCCGACGTTCCGATCGTGGGATCCGTCAAGGAGATCATTCCGGAACTCAGCGAGGCCGTCAGGACAGCTTTCGAACAGTCCGGCACCCCGGACCTCGACAGCTGGTGGGCGTTCCTCAACAACCTCCGCGATACCTACCCACTGGGTTGGACCGAACCGGAAGACGGGCTGAGTGCTCCGCAGCGGGTTATTGAGCGCATCGGGGCGCTCACGGGCCCCGAAGGCATCTACGTTGCCGGTGTTGGCCAGCACCAGATGTGGGCCGCCCAATTTATCAAGTACGAGCGTCCCCATGCCTGGCTCAACTCCGGCGGCGCCGGCACCATGGGCTATGCCGTGCCGGCAGCCATGGGCGCCAAGGTCGGGGAACCCGACCGCGTGGTCTGGGCGATCGACGGCGACGGCTGCTTCCAGATGACCAACCAGGAACTTGCCACCTGCGCCATCAACAAGATTCCCATCAAGGTGGCCATCATCAACAACTCTTCGTTGGGCATGGTGCGGCAGTGGCAGACCCTTTTCTATGAGGGCCGATACTCCAACACCGACCTGAACACCGGCCACGACACCGTCCGTATCCCGGACTTCGTCAAGCTGGCAGACGCGTACGGCTGCGCCGCGTTCCGCTGCGAACGGGACGAGGACATTGACGCCACCATCCAGAAGGCCCTGGAAATCAATGACCGCCCGGTGGTCATCGACTTCGTGGTCAGCCCGAACTCCATGGTGTGGCCGATGGTCCCGTCCGGAGTCTCCAACGACCAGATCCAGGTTGCCCGCAACATGACCCCGGAATGGGAAGAGGAGGACTAGCCATGAGCCGCCACACATTGTCCGTTCTGGTCGAAGACAAGCCCGGAGTGCTGACCCGCGTGGCCAGCCTTTTCGCCCGGCGCGCCTTCAACATCAACTCCTTGGCTGTCGGCCCCACCGAGGTCTCCGGGATTTCCCGGATGACGGTCGTCGTCGACGCCGATGGCGACCTTATCGAGCAGGTCACCAAACAGCTCAACAAATTGATCAACGTGATCAAGATTGTCGAGCTGACTTCAGAATCTTCCGTGCAACGTGACCACATCCTGGTCAAGGTACGTGCGGATGCCGCGACACGCCTGCAGGTCACCCAAGCCGCAGACTTGTTCCGTGCCTCAGTGGTAGACGTTTCCACAGACTCGGTGGTCATTGAGGCAACCGGTACCCCGGAAAAGCTCGCAGCGCTGCTTTCAGTGCTTGAGCCGTTCGGCATCCGCGAAATAGTGCAGTCCGGCACCTTGGCCGTTGGGCGGGGATCCCGCTCCATGAGTGACAGGGCCTTACGCAGCGCGTAGGCGTTGTCCTAGGTACTGCGTAGTAGCCCGATACCGAACCACAGACAATATCTACAAAAACCACTCAAGAGGAGTTACGCAAGTGACTGAAATGTTCTACGACGACGATGCTGACCTGTCGATCATCCAGGGTCGCAAGGTTGCCATTGTCGGCTATGGTTCCCAGGGCCACGCCCACGCACTGAACCTCCGCGACTCCGGCGTCGAGGTTGTCATCGCGCTTAAGGAAGGCTCGAAGTCGATCGCCAAGGCCGAGGACGCCGGCTTCACGGTCAAGAACGTCGCGGACGCCGCCGAATGGGCCGACGTCATTATGATCCTGGCACCGGACCAGCACCAGCGCGCGATCTACAACGACTCCATCAAGGACAAGCTGACCGCCGGCAA is part of the Arthrobacter methylotrophus genome and harbors:
- the ilvD gene encoding dihydroxy-acid dehydratase; this translates as MSEHTPIASDSQPDIKPRSRVVTDGIHAAPARGMFRAVGMGDADFAKPQIGVASSWNEITPCNLSLNRLAQGAKEGVHAGGGFPMQFGTISVSDGISMGHEGMHFSLVSREVIADSVETVMQAERIDGSVLLAGCDKSLPGMLMAAARLDLASVFLYAGSIMPGWVKLEDGSEKEVTLIDAFEAVGACAAGKMSRGDLDRIERAICPGEGACGGMYTANTMACIGEALGMSLPGSAAPPSADRRRDDFARRSGEAVVNLLRLGITARDIMTKKAFENAIAVTMAFGGSTNAVLHLLAIAREAEVELTLDDFNRIGDKIPHLGDLKPFGRYVMTDVDRIGGVPVIMKALLDAGLLHGDCLTVTGKTLAENLASINPPDLDGKILRALDNPIHKTGGITILHGSMAPEGAVVKSAGFDADVFEGTARVFEREQGALDALDKGQIMAGDVVVIRYEGPKGGPGMREMLAITGAIKGAGLGKDVLLLTDGRFSGGTTGLCIGHVAPEAADGGPIAFVKDGDKIRVDIAARSFDLLVDDAELESRKTGWEPLPAKFTKGVLAKYAKLVHSASTGAYCG
- a CDS encoding acetolactate synthase large subunit, coding for MSKGSPISPSLMAAKSAGAPKAPEKVDRPADAVVDNAATPSPVLGPNNVVPPTVMTGSEAIVRSLEELGVDDIFGLPGGAILPTYDPLMASKMNHILVRHEQGAGHAAQGYAMVTGRVGVCIATSGPGATNLVTAIMDAHMDSVPIVAITGQVSASVIGTDAFQEADIVGITMPITKHSFLVTDPNDIPHVMAEAFHLASTGRPGPVLVDIAKNAQQGTMTFSWPPKIDLPGYRPVLRGHNKQVREAARLIAAASKPVLYVGGGVVKAHASAELRELAELTGAPVVTTLMARGAFPDSHPQHVGMPGMHGTVSAVTALQQSDLLITLGARFDDRVTGVLSTFAPHAKIIHADIDPAEISKNRLADVPIVGSVKEIIPELSEAVRTAFEQSGTPDLDSWWAFLNNLRDTYPLGWTEPEDGLSAPQRVIERIGALTGPEGIYVAGVGQHQMWAAQFIKYERPHAWLNSGGAGTMGYAVPAAMGAKVGEPDRVVWAIDGDGCFQMTNQELATCAINKIPIKVAIINNSSLGMVRQWQTLFYEGRYSNTDLNTGHDTVRIPDFVKLADAYGCAAFRCERDEDIDATIQKALEINDRPVVIDFVVSPNSMVWPMVPSGVSNDQIQVARNMTPEWEEED
- the ilvN gene encoding acetolactate synthase small subunit, with product MSRHTLSVLVEDKPGVLTRVASLFARRAFNINSLAVGPTEVSGISRMTVVVDADGDLIEQVTKQLNKLINVIKIVELTSESSVQRDHILVKVRADAATRLQVTQAADLFRASVVDVSTDSVVIEATGTPEKLAALLSVLEPFGIREIVQSGTLAVGRGSRSMSDRALRSA